Within the Montipora foliosa isolate CH-2021 chromosome 11, ASM3666993v2, whole genome shotgun sequence genome, the region caagtagTTGTTAGCATCTGTCAAACCTAAACAAGGAACGACCTCTTACAAAAGACAAATTTTCTGTTTATATCATGGAAGTCGTGAAGACGATATTCCTTATGTTCGAAACAAAACGACTTTGGCTCGTTTGAAGCCAAAGCGACGCTTTGTTTATCATAACCCAAATGGCCGGTTTTTAAAGATAACAGCACAAGCGTTAGACGTAACTTTTCACGTTTAATGATGTAATGCACCCGTGAAAAGAATCAAAAGGATCAAAAGGATCATTGGGGGGAAGAgatggtgggggggggggggaagaaggGGAGGGGGAGAAGGGGGAGGGCAAGGGGAGAAGAGGGGGGAAGGAGGAAGCGGGAGAAGGGAAGAAGATTGAtgcgaaaggacaactgaaaatctGAGATCTCCACAGGATTCGAGAGATTACCacaaagataaatctgtaacataacttgaagttgtttgttgtaaaaactcattattaatgttactaaatttgcaaatgcaaacaacgaagccctattagcgggttTTCAGGATACGGAatttttgatttatttatttttttgaaggagactttattcaaatcctacagttttacttgcttctttaactccgttcatccaaaaTTACATGATCAGCCTTAAattatacaaaaaaattattacaaatcacagttcaacagcttatcatcctgggccagttgttcaaaagccgattaacgcttatctcaggttaaaaattaacaaaggagttttattctctactcccaaatgctgttcaaggctgatattcgatAAAACTATACATTAaaataagataaataaaataaaataaaataagtcaatcatgaaaaaacaaaaaataagcaaaggaaactttcaccaaaagttgaaaaaaataaacaaacgtttacgttaatcctggattaaggcaatcggctttcaaacaaccgggccctgtattcgaagtccggttccgtaatccaggtatagttccttgcaaactgtttaaatctacCGTGGCAAAGACAAAAAGACATTTGTTCCTTGAATACTGTCTAAATCTGCcatggcgaagacaagaagacaacatctgtactccatttctcttaaggacgttcgcgcccattgctactgtgcATCCTttcagcgcacgcaaattcacatgccacgtcatgcatcaagcgcgcgcgctaagtactaaatgaacaatgatagggcagatggccattgctatagctttgtttggatttaacgatcttggatgtgtTCGGTgccccctacttttcttttcagaaacagattttatttacaattatccccacattgtccaaaaatgaacaaaaaatcaatgtgggaagttaaaaaaatttcaagttttctgtcctcgggacatggaatcctgccatcttgcggctgcaaggggcatgaaactatggtcgccaaatgcgaacttgttctttaaggaacctccaCAGTTAgcttaattcacttgatgggtccacttaaacaaagtttggtagagaacatcgctaaagaagccggatttttcagatttagggtgttctttggggcaagttctctccaaaacgaagtcggtgaccccccatttttttacttttctgacatcacttactcatcatctttcaatggtaaaatttgcggaaaaaaatcaatgttagaaaattttcgcgcgaacgtccttaatgctgaaaaatctaaaattccgtaattgcgtgttctatagtccagtccaaagttctaattttacaattccataatcttgatttctgTATTAGAGTAAATTGATACCaaccagtccaaagttctaatctCTTTGAGTaccttggtaccaaacgttccacaataacttgaaatctcattaagaaaaaaagcttaaatccagtagtccagccCGGGTGCAAATCGCCAAGACTCtgtatcatcgattcaaaactcaacaaaagctacaagtagtaagtagttctcagaaactacaaagTTTCGTCATGATAGAGCTCAACAAAAAACTATGGAAacgagataaaaaaaaactctagtgatcgcttctcgagagaacagacaaacagcagaaactgttctgtgcctgccccttacggcactgataaaagtaccgtacgtagtacaatggtacttgaccgtagcccttaTCCAAGAAACCAAatttagccaaaaggccgagaagcgatcaggatacgggatatttaggttaAAAAAATTGTGCAGATACGTCTAGCAGGGGGTGGGAAGGGACGGGATATTTCTTAAAGTAGGAACGCATGgcgtacatgtggtagtgcagtaacttgacagtgttttttttccataactgtcaactgagcttcgttttgttttttcaggagctctaatagtacacgtaaatcattacagtgccatggtagatatctttgctgaataccccctgagaagacatgtggttcagtaaaatactaaacccagaaagattgaagaaaataaaagtaaatcgagaaacatttggctacaaggctgacaagttgatcattctttttcaccacaagcttaagcgtgtactctgagcttctgccaactttccaagaccaatgttagcCGAACTTAATCCTTTtccggcagggttagtatctggatggaggacgcaaaatatgcgacttgctgtcaggaacatacgaccaaaaattctattttaaggctcaaaaatgcgaactaagcaaggtacagattttgttagcctgccttaaacaaacattgatgcaaaagtaaataaatattgatatgtagttttaaaggagagcagaaggaactctTACGAAGTGTTGATCGAGAATAagacaatttgccatcagcagcaaaatttgcgagatgaaaacataaattttgtgccacgaatataacaagtttccatcagcgaaaaacatttcgggagatttttgttacgtacttttggtcgtacaagtaaaatcgcaaaattgaaagtgacatcgattttagcggccgcctgtggtCAAGTTACTTTGCGTGTTAAtgctgacaactcacgaaacaaaggatgcctctctgacaaaatgacggcaagacaccgagtttttgttagtttgcttttcttttctttcaagtgttataaagttcgacaagatacatGTAGTAGATACCGTGGTATGCCTTCGGCATAGACCTAATTGGCTAACTTAATTGTctcaattcaaaccctttgcgaataaaaccttttgtttcaggtatttccgtatcatttaaatatgaatgctacattatcacgcaaatacaatacacaaaggatcttaatctcgggagatttgaattgggtaaacCATTGacgtacgattaatcttactctttgttagcagcacaggttgctcagttattcttattgctggtaactgagccttttcctgatcgaaaaatgccaaaactgctaccatGTTGCTGACtggttttgacacgacgacatttttgcaaaacctcgtactaacatgacgacggtatcacgttttccCCGCCaactcactgttgttctatcaGAAAATCTCGCACTCGTAGTCGTTCCCGGCCTAGAATCTAAGGCTCTCtattaagaaaagaaacatCGTTTACCTATTTGTTGTTGCAATCTCGCCTTGTTCGGCGCACATTCCTCCTTCAAATGCTTACTCCACGCCTAAAAAAACATGCAATTAAATATGTAACAAAAAAGACCAGGCTGGAGAAGAGTGTAAACTGAAGCACAATATATTGTCCTCTGAAATACCTCACCTCGTTACCATTATCAAGAGTCTCGTTGCAAAGGATACAGCGTGGTCCCTTGGAGCCTGCAAACACGAGAAGAGATGAGCCACTGAACAAAATAATATAGATGGTACGACGGTTTTTATAAAATGTCAATAAAGATGTAAATTGTTTGATTACAGTGGTGACGCACTTATCATTTAAGCAGTTTCAAAAGCACTCAATTGCGATaagttaaaagaaagaaattcaaGAGAAACACAGTATGGTGTAaaaaaggaggaggaggaagcaAGCAAATTCCGAATTTCGAAACGTAGTTGGAAATGATTCAGGAACTAACCAGTGGTCACGGCGAGATATAACGCCCTAACCACAAGCCGGACGCCGACCGCATCAACACTCATCACGATTTGCCACTGTAATAAGAATCAGTACTAACCCTGCTGACAGCTCTTCTCAGCGAAGTGATCTTCAAGATCGGCTTTCAGGACAGCTTCCTTGCAACGCGGACATTGAGTGAACTTGTCACTGGAGTCACATTCAGTCAAGATATGCTCGCTTACTCCAGATATTTCGACCACCTGGGAGAGATGGGAGAGTAAAAGAGGCCCCATAAGCAATAGGAAGTGGAGGGGGAGAATGGGACAGTTGCACAATGACCTGAACAGGgagcttaaagtgcctatcacctcaacacacttttccaatatatttattctccgaaatcatcccaaatacatggtgttggttttagaacatttagattgaaatttcactctttcattggctttgaaaaatgggaaaagtggtcataccgtgattaataaccgagcaatgaaagggaatgggttcgatgccgggttgacgtcacaaattaatttgcatggctgttttcaaaaaacttcctcaatgcaaattaatttgtgacgtcaacccggtagcgaacccattctccttcattgcgcggttatggatcaaagtatgatcacttttcccgtttttgaaagccaataaaaaagtgacatttcaatcaaaaggttctataaacaacaccatgtatttgggacgatttcagagaataaatatattggaaaagtgtgttgaggtgataggcactttaaagccaggacgacgacgacgacggatacgaaaacgttgtctaaaaacACTGTAGACCTCTTTCATAGAGGCGGCCAAATAAGATATTCGTTTGCTTTAATCCTATTAACCCTTTCTACCTTTCTACCCtagctacgacgagcaaatttcaaaagaatatttgtttcaaaatgatggcagtatgtctaattaacataaaatcAACAGAATCAAAAAGTGGTCACCATTtacgaaagtggtctatttcccgttattgtaataatttcgcgaATACTCCACGTCGTTCGGCATGGGTAGTGCGTatcaacattccaggaataaaattggtgcGAAATTAaaagttcaaaaacatttaccGTCAGGCGCCCGTGTGCTCCAAGTAAATTCAAACTTGGTCATTTCACGCCGTCAAGAACAGAGCGGCTTAGATATGTACTACAATTTAAAACGCACTTGCAGGGCGTACAAAGCCTTGATTCTGTTCTCTAcgcctattgttttgtgccgttgtcgtcgtcgtcatcgtcgaACGCGCTTAAGGTAATTCGTTAGCATTGCATTGCGCtttccctactgcgcacgattttcgcgtcattagcgcgcgcacataagcacgtgcgcgtacaaaacgtaagagagtTCCCTTAAACTAAGCctgatagcgaaataaatgatCCTCTTCTCTCACACGAGCACGGTGAccaccgatttttttttttttttcaggtatttgctaaaaACAGtgtaataaagaacatatttgaaaaagaaaaaaagtttgatagtagaacatgaagttttttggaaaacagttccgtactgggtgtattttggccaaggcgaggacttcaagctaaccacggaactgtcccaaaaagtgcactattcacacaaccaggcaatcaaaaacggcgtaaatgaagcaatactgcttatgtgaataaaagaagctttattttcaaaataaaattctgtgcctttgaagtaaccaagacttaattctgtatgaagatgattcgaatttttaacgcgcaaccagtaaaaatactccactttaagagcctgctgacgcgtaaacaagcacggtgaccccatttttttattgcagttttttaatgttcatatcatgaatgttaattatgccaagtttccaaaaaaggtTTGATAggagaacaatttcaagggaattaccttaacgtggctcaaaccagtttcaacacttttaagagacccTGTTATTACTACAACAATTTATCTCGTAAcaccaatgttatggtaccatttGAAGCATCAATTCTTGCTGAACacgatgcagtcatttttgtgacgcattaagttaccatggcaataggaaagccttgcaaaaacaccctatatttttggctttagttgctcatatctgaaaaacgaactggGTGACCTCCATTTTTTATTGCGCAAAAGTGATCaacaggccaagatgaaactctctgcaaagtttaaaaaaaaattgtggcgcggattcagagctaccttaaattttcaattatttaaggtggctctgaatctgctccacagaatttttttaaactttgcagaaagttttatcctggcatgctgattatatttcagaaataaaaaatggcggtcacccagttcgtttttgagatataagcaactaaagtaAAAAAATGGGGCGTTTTTGCAGAGGTTTCCTGTTGCCACACTAACGTTTTACACCAcaaaaaatgaccgaatctttttcagcaataattggtgtttgatatggtaccataacattgctgttaagtgataaagtgttgtagtgtcaatcctaaTAAGAACgtgtctttcaagtgttgaaactggtttgccGTATACCTTCAGATCGGCAATTTTTCGTCAAATTCGGATTTTTCGGTTAAAGTAACGATCGAAATGGGATATctaatgtaaaaaaaagaaattactcAAAAAGATTAAATACTGGCGGGGAAATGGCGGTTTTACGTTTTGGCCGGAAGTAAAAATTACCCGTCTTATTGACAGTTTTAGCGCTGTTTTCTCGAATAAATTTTCCACTTGAAGCGGACACTTAATGAGCTAAATCTCACAGGGAATTTGTCCGattgcccccaaattttgagAGCGGCTAGATTAATATATAAACAAAAACGTTTGtgcgaattttttttatttcaaaacatgtttttttctgagagcgatttttgtacaaacacttcacattttttaaaatactatttcgaaaacGTTCTATAACTTTTCAAGGTAACTAAGTATGGCAAAACGCAGATAACTTTTTTAGCACTTTGGGTCGGGAAATGgaggaacaaaataaaaaagcgaaaagcaaaatttgctttgagTTCTTGCTTTGAAAAGGTGATGCGGACGCTCGCATTAAGAGGTCGTGAAAAATTCAacaattcatttaatttcaaaattcttgatATGGTTTGATAGCCAGTtctataagctttaatttgatatagggGTTTGGGTATCTACAGTTTAAACCGGACGCGCTACATCGCTCGGACGcgagacacccctgaaggtATACGGTAACCTTAAGCTCTCAAATGGGAGAAGGCAATGGACACCAAACTGTTATctaaaaatataacttggcgTTATTCTAATCATCTTCCCTGTATATTTCTGCAGCTTGAAAGTGCGTGGTTGACATAAATAGTATGGATGAAAGTGCTCACGTCCTCCACATAACCTCAACTCTGGTCATGTCACGTCGTTAAAGCGCATCTAAACTCTACCTTTTTTTTCTAATTACAGAACTTACAGGACGTACACACTTCAGAAAGTCAGAAACTTGCAGTCGTTCGTCCCACAGCCAAACtggtgagaggcatgggtctctACCCCTATGATGGCGTCACagatttgtttgaattttaatgTAAAATGAATGTTTGCATTACACAACATTTTTTGACATAATCTCAGAGATAGCCCCATGTCTTTCACAAAACTGGTCGTAAGGCAAAAAAGGTTTGGCCTTTTTACGGTTTATAGCGCACTAAAAgtgacattttgtttttcgtAAAGAGACATTTCGTTCGCCAAAGTGAGGATTTGACACCCGGGAACCATTGTTGCGTGGCGCCCTCGTTCTTTCTTTCATCAGCTCTACCACTGCAATCAGCCAGtatgaaaaataccataatactctttgtttttccctCCCTGTGCCACGACCACAGCAACCAAATTATTTCTCTGCCATATTTCAGAAGACAATGTCTGAAGGCTAACTAACCATACAGCCTCAACTAAGGGACTGCAAGCCCAATATGCTTCATAGGATTACTATAGCATGTCAGGTGACCACTTGATGCACAGGAACACCATGGGATAAAACTCATGGCATGCACTAGTCCTATTTGTAAGTTTATAACtcagaaaaacaaaatcatgaGTAGCTGTTATTACCTGAGCACAATAATCGCATCTCTTGAGCATAGGGCAGCTTTTCCAGTAATGCATGTCCAGCATTTCTTCT harbors:
- the LOC137977843 gene encoding centrosomal protein of 104 kDa-like — translated: MAGDSAKRPNSKPEKDEPVDVDRMCIFCGEKNEACTEEMLDMHYWKSCPMLKRCDYCAQVVEISGVSEHILTECDSSDKFTQCPRCKEAVLKADLEDHFAEKSCQQGSKGPRCILCNETLDNGNEAWSKHLKEECAPNKARLQQQIASKAPSQASLRSSRGRGGKTTPIGRGAGKAQSRRGGQMLR